A single genomic interval of Bos javanicus breed banteng chromosome 8, ARS-OSU_banteng_1.0, whole genome shotgun sequence harbors:
- the LOC133253451 gene encoding olfactory receptor 13C2-like: protein MEWENQTILVEFFLKGLSGYPRLELLFYVFVLIMYVVILLGNGTLILISILDSHLHSPMYFFLGNLSFLDICYTTVSIPPVLVSFLSEKKTISFSGCAVQMFLGLAMGTTECVLLGMMAFDRYVAICNPLRYSVIMSKGSYVPMAAGSWIIGIVNSAVQTGCVVQLPFCRNNVINHFTCEILAVMKLACADISGNEFIMLVATTLFTMTPLLLIIISYTLIIISILRIRSSEGRSKVFSTCSAHLTVVIIFYGTILFMYMKPKSKETLNSDDMDATDKLVSVFYGVMTPMINPLIYSLRNKDVKEAVKYLLRRKIFNK from the coding sequence ATGGAATGGGAAAACCAAACCATTCTGGTGGAATTTTTTCTGAAGGGGCTTTCTGGTTATCCAAGGCTCGAGTTACTCTTTTATGTGTTTGTCTTAATAATGTATGTGGTCATCCTTCTGGGAAATGGCACCCTTATTCTCATTAGCATCTTAGACTCCCACCTTCACTCCCCTATGTACTTCTTCCTGGGGAACCTCTCCTTCCTGGACATCTGCTACACCACTGTCTCCATTCCCCCCGTGCTCGTGAGCttcctttcagaaaaaaagaccatctccttctctggctGTGCTGTGCAGATGTTCCTTGGCTTGGCCATGGGAACAACAGAGTGTGTGCTCCTGGGCATGATGGCCTTTGACCGGTATGTGGCTATTTGCAACCCTCTGAGATATTCTGTCATCATGAGCAAGGGTTCCTATGTGCCCATGGCAGCTGGCTCCTGGATCATAGGAATTGTCAACTCTGCAGTACAAACTGGGTGTGTAGTACAATTGCCCTTCTGCAGGAATAATGTCATCAATCACTTCACCTGTGAAATTCTGGCTGTCATGAAATTGGCCTGTGCTGATATCTCAGGTAACGAGTTCATCATGCTTGTGGCCACAACCTTATTCACAATGACACCATTATTGTTAATCATTATCTCTTACACGTTAATTATTATCAGCATCCTCAGAATTCGCTCTTCTGAGGGGAGAAGCAAAGTCTTCTCTACCTGCTCAGCCCACTTGACTGTGGTGATAATATTCTATGGAACCATTCTCTTCATGTACATGAAGCCCAAGTCTAAAGAGACACTTAATTCAGATGACATGGATGCTACTGACAAACTTGTATCTGTGTTCTATGGCGTGATGACTCCTATGATTAATCCTTTAATCTACAGTCTCAGGAACAAGGATGTGAAGGAAGcagtaaaatatttactgagaagaaaaatttttaacaagTAA